A single region of the Metarhizium brunneum chromosome 6, complete sequence genome encodes:
- the abc1 gene encoding Protein ABC1, with product MRFVDLAIDVAALLSASRSVAAKHVALRSRQLDAYAKTSIITAKWRDAKPTASATQSEPEDNSKSEGKRDATSQQTDPLSQSPPRAGNEGHQPRANESRETGTAASGYAEAVKQRQEALRAAAEQKDLPEGVDIDIFHTTRGSSVLSSVRKKNAASRRSQPGGPAKEHPLRHWPSPPPVLPEVEDPVSRETRPGEKTTSHSSATVAEPQSTSDISPEPVHEPSQPETKKLDNETIELAKDLAGVEAPSTPTYALRESKVPATRFSRLWNYGGLAAGMLGGAMTEGVSRAFGGGGQGSVLLSGKNMERMVAKLSRMRGAALKLGQMMSFQDSKMLPGPIQEVLQRVQDRADYMPAWQRDKVLVSNLGENWRDLFSDFEETPIAAASIGQVHKATLESSGEKVAVKIQFPGVADSINSDLDNLGILLNATKLLPKGLYLNKTIDNARLELGWECDYEREAQCALRYRELLRGEEDVFVAPNVHLEACGKQVLTMDFMDGVGVTRVKSFTQEQRDWIGTQIMRLCLREITEFKFMQTDPNWTNFLYNAQHNKLVLLDFGASREYPEAFVREYVQLLDAASRSNRGAIKELSESLGYLTGHESRAMLEAHTQSILTLAEPFMQSAPDVYDFKDQTITERVKALIPVMLRERLAPPPEETYSLHRKLSGAFLLCARLGSRVPCKKMFADSVKRSGYVS from the coding sequence ATGAGGTTCGTCGACCTGGCCATTGATGTTGCAGCATTGCTCAGCGCCTCGCGATCCGTAGCTGCCAAACATGTCGCCTTGAGATCACGACAGCTTGATGCATACGCCAAGACATCAATTATTACTGCGAAATGGCGAGATGCGAAGCCCACTGCGTCGGCTACGCAAAGCGAACCTGAGGACAACAGCAAATCGGAAGGAAAGCGCGACGCTACGAGTCAACAAACCGATCCTTTGAGCCAAAGCCCGCCTCGAGCCGGAAACGAAGGCCACCAACCACGGGCCAATGAGTCGAGGGAAACTGGCACTGCTGCCTCCGGATATGCAGAGGCCGTCAAGCAGAGACAGGAGGCTCTGAGGGCTGCCGCAGAACAAAAGGACCTTCCAGAAGGCGTCGATATCGACATCTTTCACACTACTCGAGGCTCAAGCGTTCTGAGCTCGGTTCGGAAGAAAAACGCTGCTTCAAGAAGGTCACAACCAGGCGGTCCAGCAAAGGAACACCCGTTGCGGCACTGGCCAAGCCCGCCGCCTGTACTACCAGAGGTTGAGGACCCAGTATCTAGAGAAACAAGGCCGGGAGAAAAGACTACCTCACACTCCAGTGCTACAGTTGCTGAACCACAATCAACTTCGGACATATCACCGGAGCCGGTCCATGAACCAAGCCAACCCGAGACAAAGAAGCTGGACAACGAGACAATAGAACTAGCCAAGGACCTGGCCGGTGTGGAGGCCCCAAGCACGCCAACTTATGCTCTCCGGGAGTCAAAAGTTCCGGCGACGCGATTCAGTCGACTCTGGAACTACGGCGGTCTAGCAGCCGGCATGCTCGGGGGGGCCATGACTGAGGGTGTAAGCAGAGCCTTTGGAGGGGGTGGCCAAGGGTCTGTCCTCTTGAGCGGGAAGAATATGGAAAGAATGGTGGCGAAGCTGTCGCGAATGCGGGGAGCTGCTCTGAAGCTTGGACAAATGATGAGTTTCCAAGACTCGAAAATGCTCCCCGGACCTATCCAGGAAGTTCTGCAGCGTGTGCAAGACAGAGCGGACTACATGCCCGCCTGGCAGCGTGACAAGGTCCTGGTGAGCAATCTGGGCGAGAACTGGCGAGACCTGTTTAGCGACTTTGAAGAGACGCccatcgccgccgcatcCATCGGCCAGGTTCACAAAGCAACTCTGGAGTCGAGCGGCGAAAAAGTAGCCGTCAAGATCCAGTTCCCTGGCGTCGCAGACTCCATCAACTCGGACCTAGACAATCTGGGCATACTTTTAAACGCCACAAAGCTACTCCCCAAGGGCCTCTATCTCAACAAAACCATTGACAACGCCCGCCTTGAGCTCGGCTGGGAATGCGACTACGAGCGCGAGGCCCAGTGCGCCCTCCGTTACAGAGAGCTGCTCAGGGGTGAAGAAGACGTCTTCGTAGCACCAAACGTCCACCTGGAAGCCTGCGGCAAGCAAGTCCTCACCATGGACTTCATGGACGGCGTGGGCGTCACCCGCGTCAAGTCCTTCACCCAAGAGCAGCGCGACTGGATCGGCACGCAGATTATGCGCCTGTGCCTCCGCGAAATCACAGAGTTCAAGTTCATGCAGACGGACCCCAACTGGACAAACTTCCTATACAACGCCCAGCACAACAAGCTCGTGCTCCTGGATTTCGGCGCCTCCCGCGAGTACCCCGAGGCCTTTGTCAGGGAATACGtgcagctcctcgacgccgcgtCCCGCTCGAACCGCGGCGCCATCAAGGAGCTGTCCGAGAGCCTGGGCTACCTGACCGGCCACGAGAGCAGGGCCATGCTCGAGGCGCACACGCAGTCTATACTGACGCTCGCCGAGCCGTTTATGCAGTCTGCCCCCGACGTGTACGATTTCAAGGACCAGACGATTACGGAGAGAGTCAAGGCCCTCATTCCCGTGATGCTGAGGGAGCGGCTGGCCCCCCCGCCAGAGGAGACGTACAGTCTGCACCGTAAACTAAGCGGCGCGTTTTTGCTGTGCGCCAGGCTGGGGAGCAGGGTCCCCTGTAAGAAGATGTTTGCGGACAGCGTAAAGAGATCAGGATACGTCAGCTAG
- the CAM1 gene encoding Elongation factor 1-gamma 1: MAFGTLFTHSDNPRSVAIKAVAKANNLDLKISEVEFGKPTAEHQNANGLGKIPAFVGEDGFALSEAIAVAIYVTSQNEKTTLLGKTKQDYASILKWMSFVNSEVVQPLGDWFRPLVGKAPYNKKNVDDASKVVEKAVDVIEKYLLNNTFLVGERITLADLFCAPLLNRGFQYFFDKQWRQEHPNTTRWYETVVNQPIITAVAKQLPLLEKPALTNVPPKKPEAPKAAPKPAAKPAAAAEEDEPAPAPKPKHPIDLLPRATFPLDELKRNYSNSRTAGTLPETMKWVWETVPFEEYSIWRADYNYNDELKMTFMSKNLIGGFTERIEASRKYVFGVASVFGKDFDSVIQGAFIIRGQEFLPVFDVAPDYEQYTFKKLDPKNAEDRAFVELHWECGKPITVNGKEYEHAGDKVFK, from the exons aTGGCTTTCGGCACCCTCTTCACCCACTCT GACAACCCCCGCTCCGTCGCCATCAAGGCGGTCGCGAAGGCCAACAACCTCGACCTCAAGATCTCCGAGGTCGAGTTTGGCAAGCCCACTGCCGAGCACCAGAATGCCAATGGGCTTGGCAAGATCCCTGCCTTcgttggcgaggatggctTTGCCCTCTCCGAGGCGATTGCTGTCGCCATTTACG TGACCTCTCAGAATGAGAAGACCACCCTTCTTGGCAAGACCAAGCAGGA CTATGCTTCCATCCTGAAGTGGATGTCTTTCGTCAACTCTGAGGTCGTCCAGCCTCTCGGCGACTGGTTCCGACCGCTCGTTGGCAAGGCCCCCtacaacaagaagaatgtTGATGACGCCTCCAAGGTCGTTGAGAAGGCCGTCGATGTCATTGAGAAGTACTTGCTCAACAACACCTTCCTGGTTGGCGAGCGCATCACCCTCGCTGACCTGTTCTGCGCCCCTCTCCTCAACCGTGGCTTCCAGTACTTCTTCGACAAGCAGTGGCGCCAGGAGCACCCCAACACCACTCGTTGGTACGAGACCGTTGTCAACCAGCCCATCATCACTGCCGTTGCCAAGCAGCTGCCTCTCCTTGAGAAGCCTGCCTTGACCAATGTCCCTCCCAAGAAGCCTGAGGCTCCCAAGGCCGCCCCCAAGCCTGCTGCTAAGCCCGCTGCTGCAGCTGAGGAGGATGAGCCCGCCCCTGctcccaagcccaagcaccCTATTGACCTTTTGCCCCGCGCCACCTTCCCTCTCGACGAGTTGAAGCGCAACTACTCCAACTCCAGGACGGCTGGCACCCTCCCCGAGACCATGAAGTGGGTCTGGGAGACTGTTCCTTTCGAGGAGTACTCCATCTGGCGTGCTGACTACAACTACAACGATGAGCTCAAGATGACTTTCATGTCCAAGAACCTCATCGGTGGCTTCACTGAGCGAATTGAGGCTTCCCGCAAGTACGTTTTCGGAGTCGCCTCCGTCTTCGGAAAGGACTTCGACTCCGTTATCCAGGGTGCTTTTATCATCCGTGGCCAGGAGTTCTTGCCCGTTTTTGACGTCGCTCCGGACTACGAGCAGTACACCTTCAAGAAGCTTGACCCCAAGAATGCCGAGGACCGTGCCTTTGTTGAGCTGCACTGGGAATGCGGCAAGCCTATCACCGTCAACGGTAAGGAGTATGAGCAcgccggcgacaaggtctTCAAATAA
- the ppt1 gene encoding Serine/threonine-protein phosphatase T → MSQEAVDLKNKGNKSFASGDYPAAVDFYSKAIKLNDKEPTFFTNRAQAYIKTEAYGYAIADAGKALELNPKLIKAYYRRGLARTAILRPKEAIDDFKECVRLDPNNKDARLKLEECKKIVRQLAFFAAIEVGDEPSAAEGLDLDSMVVEPEYDGVRLENEMTQEFIDDMMERFKNGKKIHRKYVYQIIIAVKNIVYDEATMVEMEIPDDVELTVCGDTHGQYFDLMELFRRNGTPNDKHWYLFNGDFVDRGSWSTEIALLLYAFKWLRPNGFFLNRGNHETDDMNRVYGFEGECKAKYNERVFKLFSESFSALPLATLVGEKYLVLHGGLFSDDKVTLDDIRKLNRHNQRQPGQAGLMMEMLWTDPQDEPGRGPSKRGVGMQFGPDITKRFCENNGLEAVIRSHEVRMDGYEVQHDGRCITVFSAPKYCDSTENRGAYINIKSDYKLRYEQFDAVPHPDIKPMAYAQSSLMSSLM, encoded by the exons ATGTCTCAGGAAGCCGTTGATCTCAAAAATAAGGGCAACAAGTCCTTTGCCTCTGGCGACTATCCCGCCGCTGTCGACTTCTACTCCAAGGCAATCAAACTGAACGACAAAGAGCCAACCTTTTTCACTAACCGAGCTCAA GCTTACATCAAGACCGAAGCGTACGGATATGCAATTGCAGACGCCGGCAAGGCCCTAGAGCTAAATcccaagctcatcaag GCGTACTACCGACGTGGCCTCGCCCGAACCGCTATCCTGCGACCCAAAGAAGCGATTGATGATTTCAAGGAATGTGTTAGACTAGACCCTAATAACAAAGATGCAAGACTCAAGCTTGAGGAGTGCAAGAAGATTGTGCGCCAACTCGCCTTTTTCGCTGCCATCGAGGTTGGCGATGAGCCCTCAGCTGCCGAAGGCCTGGACCTCGATTCTATGGTCGTTGAACCCGAATACGACGGTGTGCGTTTAGAAAACGAAATGACACAGGAGTTCATTGACGATATGATGGAGCGCTTCAAGAATGGCAAGAAGATCCACCGGAAATATGTTTACCAAATCATTATCGCGGTCAAGAACATCGTCTACGACGAAGCTACTATGGTTGAGATGGAAATCCCTGATGATGTTGAGCTGACGGTCTGTGGTGATACCCACG GCCAATACTTTGATCTCATGGAACTCTTCCGCCGGAATGGAACTCCCAACGACAAACATTGGTACCTGTTCAACGGTGACTTTGTCGACCGAGGATCATGGTCCACCGAGATTGCCTTGCTTCTGTATGCGTTCAAGTGGTTGCGGCCCAatggcttcttcctcaaTCGTGGCAACCACGAGACGGATGACATGAACCGCGTTTACGGTTTCGAGGGAGAATGCAAGGCCAAGTACAATGAAAG AGTTTTCAAGCTTTTCTCGGAGAGCTTTTCTGCCCTGCCCCTCGCTACACTCGTTGGCGAGAAGTATCTCGTGCTCCACGGTGGCCTATTTTCCGACGACAAAGTCACCTTGGATGATATCCGCAAGCTGAACAGACACAACCAAAGACAACCTGGACAGGCTGGCCTcatgatggagatgctgTGGACTGACCCACAAGACGAACCTGGCCGAGGACCCAGCAAGAGAGGCGTGGGCATGCAGTTTGGGCCCGATATCACTAAGAGATTCTGCGAGAACAACGGTCTAGAGGCTGTCATTCGAAGCCATGAAGTGCGAATGGATGGTTACGAAGTCCAGCATGATGGAAGATGTATCACCG TCTTCTCTGCGCCCAAGTACTGCGACTCAACAGAGAATCGTGGAGCCTACATCAACATCAAGTCCGACTATAAGCTCCGGTATGAGCAGTTTGATGCTGTGCCCCATCCGGATATCAAGCCCATG GCATATGCCCAGAGTTCTCTCATGTCATCTCTGATGTAG
- the Es2 gene encoding Splicing factor ESS-2, which yields MDTQSDQASQALVRKRTDTELMSAPPPVKKIKRPKKVLDEDSYTDALSQIIARDFFPGLLETEIQQEYLDALESKDTAWISSASRRLQHVMTPGRHKAPSASTSATKPFNDGGRTPTTFVGETPASMASTVAHQGPKLDTNMSLSKFQATYTSEDNESFYKLVDKQNQKKADKYAWLWRGNKLPSKMMIKQKEVTDRLAETHSLVDDGFKRDRLAIKDREDRPARPDAWNAAPQNGLMFEPKGLEDGVVSMAQQADDASRMPPRAIVYANTRAPQPHVPERPPSPTMSSVRDAIAGKPRPGDQDSSVVGGGETPKVNGYSFVDDEDDNEPDTSAAQNTINLGPGDSHNPFKLQEQRKRELLHERMVDRISKSNKESSRHGFTGKDATPTVPKFPSSPRVSGDLTPAAQRLWSKMATPRNKTPGSSFGAPTPLRPRGSLLRTATRPGTKQD from the coding sequence ATGGACACTCAGTCAGACCAGGCCTCCCAGGCTCTTGTCAGGAAGCGAACAGATACCGAGTTGATGTCTGCACCACCGCCTGTCAAAAAGATCAAGAGACCCAAGAAGGTCCTCGATGAAGATTCATACACCGATGCTCTCTCGCAGATTATTGCGAGAGATTTCTTTCCCGGTCTGCTGGAAACTGAAATCCAACAAGAGTATCTCGATGCTCTCGAATCCAAGGATACCGCCTGGATATCGAGCGCAAGCCGGAGATTGCAGCACGTAATGACACCGGGACGGCACAAGGCACCatcagcatcaacatcagcAACCAAGCCATTCAACGATGGCGGTCGTACCCCCACCACCTTTGTAGGAGAAACGCCTGCCTCCATGGCATCCACGGTGGCGCATCAAGGCCCCAAGCTCGACACCAACATGAGTctttccaagttccaagcAACATACACAAGTGAAGACAATGAAAGCTTTTACAAATTGGTCGACAAGCAGAACCAGAAAAAGGCCGACAAATATGCCTGGTTATGGCGAGGAAACAAACTCCCTTCCAAAATGATGATCAAGCAGAAGGAGGTTACAGACAGGCTGGCGGAAACTCATAGCCTGGTGGACGATGGCTTTAAACGCGACAGACTCGCCATCAAGGACCGTGAGGACCGACCAGCTAGACCAGATGCTTGGAATGCGGCACCCCAAAATGGGCTCATGTTTGAGCCGAAAGGCCTCGAAGACGGCGTAGTAAGCATGGCTCAGCAAGCCGACGATGCGTCTCGAATGCCCCCTAGGGCTATCGTTTACGCAAACACACGAGCCCCTCAACCCCATGTGCCTGAGCGACCGCCATCCCCCACCATGTCGTCTGTGAGGGATGCCATTGCAGGAAAGCCTCGCCCAGGCGACCAAGATTCAAGCgttgttggtggcggcgagaCTCCAAAGGTTAATGGCTACTCtttcgtcgacgacgaggatgacaaTGAGCCAGACACTTCTGCGGCACAGAATACCATCAATTTGGGTCCCGGCGACTCTCATAACCCATTCAAACTTCAAGAGCAAAGGAAGAGGGAGCTTCTCCATGAACGCATGGTAGATCGAATCTCCAAATCTAACAAGGAATCGTCTCGGCATGGCTTCACTGGTAAAGATGCGACGCCGACAGTTCCCAAATTTCCAAGCAGCCCGAGAGTTTCGGGAGACCTGACTCCTGCCGCTCAAAGATTATGGAGCAAGATGGCCACTCCACGCAACAAGACTCCAGGAAGTTCTTTTGGGGCGCCTACTCCTCTAAGACCAAGAGGATCACTGTTAAGAACCGCAACTCGACCCGGCACCAAACAGGACTAG
- the mrp-9 gene encoding 37S ribosomal protein S9: MATFTNGMRHFRYPRQLASPQWHHHQTWRLPAPLCIRAINTAARNDDATATSLVESVQIPYQGVTHARTVPATPSYFSREPQFNDLYIRISNLLTRYHHLPTVSPGEAPQVPWTKLEEMRAQMGEPIKAMHYQKVIRVAKRLNLIEPSLRPAEVKIALQEFARDINPFLNMPNPITIDRFGRAVGVGKRKASTARAFVVEGTGEVLVNGKPLSEAFGRVHDRESAVWALTATERLDKYNVWVLVEGGGTTGQAEAITLAVAKALVAHEPALKTALRKAGCITRDPRTVERKKHGHVKARKMPAWVKR; encoded by the exons atggccacttTTACGAACGGTATGCGGCATTTCAGATACCCAAGACAGCTCGCGAGCCCGCAATGGCACCATCACCAGACCTGGAGGTTACCAGCGCCCCTATGCATCCGAGCAATCAACACGGCGGCCAGAAACGACGATGCCACTGCCACGAGCCTAGTTGAATCCGTCCAGATCCCTTATCAGGGCGTTACGCACGCCCGAACCGTTCCCGCGACCCCGTCGTATTTCTCAAGAGAACCCCAGTTCAACGACCTGTACATTCGGATATCGAACCTCCTGACCCGATACCATCACCTGCCTACGGTGTCGCCCGGCGAAGCTCCCCAGGTTCCATGGACGAAGCTGGAGGAGATGCGCGCCCAAATGGGCGAGCCCATCAAGGCAATGCACTATCAAAAGGTTATTCGCGTGGCCAAGCGACTCAATCTGATTGAACCCAGTCTACGGCCGGCCGAGGTCAAGATTGCTCTTCAGGAGTTTGCGCGTGACATCAACCCTTTTCTCAACATGCCCAACCCAATCACCATTGACAGGTTCGGCCGTGCCGTCGGAGTGGGCAAGCGAAAGGCCTCTACAGCACGCGCCTTTGTCGTCGAGGGAACAGGGGAGGTCCTGGTCAATGGGAAGCCGCTGAGCGAGGCTTTTGGCCGCGTCCACGACCGTGAGAGTGCCGTCTGGGCTCTCACAGCAACAGAGAGGCTGGACAAGTACAACGTCTGGGTTCTCGTGGAAGGGGGCGGCACTACTGGACAAGCTGAAGCGATAACACTTGCTGTGGCCAAGGCTTTGGTTGCTCATGAGCCAGCGTTGAAGACGGCTCTGCGAAAAG CTGGGTGCATCACCAGGGACCCAAGAACTGTTGAGAGGAAGAAGCACGGCCACGTAAAGGCTCGCAAGATGCCGGCATGGGTCAAGCGGTAG
- the RRP36 gene encoding rRNA biogenesis protein RRP36 has translation MSSKRKVPSLGLERRVRPRREDKWEPEPESEDDLSDDHGPAEEGIGSPESNVDDDDDDEQDESAESDPESSDDTPKADLTSISFGALARAQASLPPAARKSKTPKPSDHQPPQETRRSLQKEPSKPPRTAPPKRSSKHAPLEQTSKRPVSRMREIIPDNRRKARDPRFDPSVNRIGKLDEAKARSAYAFLDDYRDSEMADLRAQIKATKDERARDELKRQLMSMESKKKSRASKDDEDRLLAEHRRKEKDLVAQGKTPFYLKKSEQKKQLLLGRYDRMTKGQVDRAIERRRKKVSGREKKELDGLQRRER, from the exons ATGTCCTCCAAAAGAAAGGTACCGTCGCTCGGCCTTGAGCGCCGGGTACGGCCAAGACGCGAAGACAAATGGGAACCAGAGCCCGAGTCGGAAGATGACCTCTCGGATGACCATGGGCCAGCCGAGGAAGGAATTGGCAGCCCCGAGAGCAatgtcgacgatgacgacgacgacgaacaGGATGAATCTGCAGAGAGTGATCCAGAG TCCTCTGACGACACACCAAAAGCCGACCTAACATCCATCTCCTTcggcgccctcgcccgcgcccaagcctccctcccccccgcAGCCCGAAAATCCAAAACCCCCAAACCCTCCGACCACCAACCGCCCCAAGAAACCCGCCGCTCCCTCCAAAAGGAACCCTCCAAACCCCCCAGGACGGCGCCTCCAAAACGCTCCTCCAAACACGCGCCCCTCGAGCAAACCTCCAAGCGGCCCGTCTCCCGCATGCGCGAAATCATCCCCGACAACCGCCGCAAAGCGCGCGACCCGCGCTTCGACCCGTCCGTCAACAGGATCGGcaagctcgacgaggccaaggcccgcAGCGCCTACGCCTTCCTCGACGACTACCGCGACAGCGAAATGGCCGACCTGCGGGCGCAAATCAAAGCCACCAAGGACGAGCGCGCGCGCGACGAGCTCAAGCGCCAGCTCATGTCCATGGagtccaagaagaagtcCCGCGCCAgcaaggacgacgaggacaggctgctggccgagcacaggaggaaggagaaggacCTGGTGGCGCAGGGCAAGACGCCCTTCTACCTCAAGAAGAGcgagcagaagaagcagctgcTGCTCGGCAGGTACGACAGGATGACAAAGGGCCAGGTGGACAGGGCCATTGAGCGGAGGCGCAAGAAGGTCAGTGgcagggagaagaaggagctggaTGGGCTGCAGCGGAGGGAGAGGTGA
- the yju2 gene encoding Splicing factor YJU2, with protein MSERKVLQKYYPADFDPREIARRRVPKSESSGPRFQTVRLMAPFSMKCMTCGEFIYRGRKFNSRKETNIEHKYLNIQIFQFHIKCTRCSAEIIFRTDPKNNDYAMVRGAVRNMEPWRNKVAEDESVDERLDRLELEEAEAAGEEEKNAMADLEAKNADARREMAAADMLDEIRQRNARIHRSEKEGTDYADTIVRAEDEERARQEKEDEEAAKKAFADARARMETRVDGLDDSSSSDRISQRQPSVDVDHPTGPLVPPPSFKRTVKKKKDHSALLGIKKKPTLV; from the exons ATGTCGGAGCGTAAAGTTCTTCAG AAATACTATCCCGCGGATTTCGATCCCCGCGAAATCGCTCGGCGCCGCGTGCCAAAATCCGAAAGCAGTGGACCTCGTTTCCAGACGGTGCGCCTCATGGCGCCATTCAGCATGAAGTGCATGACATGCGGAGAGTTCATATACAGGGGGCGAAAATTTAACTCCCGGAAGGAGACGAACATAGAACACAAGTACCTGAACATCCAGATCTTCCAGTTTCACATTAAATGCACCAGGTGCAGCGCAGAAATCATATTCCGAACAGATCCGAAAAACAATGACTACGCAATGGTGAGGGGCGCTGTGCGCAACATGGAGCCCTGGAGAAACAAAGTCGCGGAGGACGAATCGGTAGACGAGAGACTAGATCGATTGGAACTAGAAGAGGCTGAAGCTGCTggggaagaggagaagaatgcAATGGCGGATCTCGAGGCGAAGAATGCCGATGCCAGGAGGGAAATGGCTGCGGCAGACATGTTGGATGAGATTCGACAACGGAATGCAAGAATACACCGGTCAGAAAAGGAGGGGACAGATTACGCCGATACTATTGTGCgggccgaggacgaggagcgGGCGAggcaggagaaggaggacgaggaggcagcAAAGAAGGCTTTCGCAGATGCTCGGGCCCGGATGGAGACGCGGGTGGATGGATTGGACGATTCTTCCAGCAGCGACAGAATATCACAGCGACAACCGAGTGTCGATGTTGACCATCCAACAGGCCCCCTGGTTCCACCGCCTTCATTTAAGAGGacagtgaagaagaagaaggaccaTTCTGCGCTGTTGGgtatcaagaagaagcctaCACTGGTTTGA
- the trf-2 gene encoding Transcription elongation factor spt4: MSNFVTPGQQRYLRACMVCSIVMTYSRFRDEGCPNCEEFLHLAGSQDQIESCTSQVFEGLITLANPAKSWVAKWQRLDGYVAGVYAIKVSGQLPDEMRSTLEEEYRIQYIPRDGTETEADA; this comes from the exons ATGTCGAACTTTGTCACACCCGGCCAGCAGCGCTACCTGCGCGCGTGCATGGTCTGCTCCATCGTCATGACCTACTCG CGCTTCCGTGACGAGGGATGCCCCAACTGCGAGGAATTCCTGCACCTTGCCGGCTCGCAGGACCAAATCGAGAGCTGCACTTCACAGGTTTTTGAGGGGCTCATCACGCTTGCGAACCCGGCGAAATCATGGGTTGCCAAATGGCAGCGGTTGGATGGCTACGTGGCGGGTGTGTACGCCATTAAGGTGTCTGGGCAGTTGCCGGATGAGATGCGTTCCACGCTGGAAGAGGAGTATAGGATACAGTATATTCC ACGTGATGGTACCGAGACGGAGGCCGATGCATAG